A genomic window from Silene latifolia isolate original U9 population chromosome Y, ASM4854445v1, whole genome shotgun sequence includes:
- the LOC141629146 gene encoding uncharacterized protein LOC141629146 has translation MDCSILVEKLITRIRSFGSKKLSYSGRLVLVSSVLTALYNYWVNIFVIPKGVLNKVNSICRNYLWDGGPDFIRCPRVSWEKICSPKSEGGLGLRDSHVWNIAAMGKLVWWIYYNPDRLWVKWVNQIYLKGQCWDDYQPGTDISWGWKSVCRIKDKLAAGYSNGQWVLDTKGYTIQSGYELLRQKFQTVTWHKQIWNTWCIPKHQFIAWLVAREALLLKERMLSLGIAAAADCLLCGKGIENHIHLFQTCEYARKIFDELGQLLVVALPATDLVHLIASGQHSKLKKGVLLCAVLAAQYHIWIQRNQARVAGCILRPTLVISQIMKLLKMRVSSRLQPNLVSRDVMWLSSVKLHM, from the coding sequence ATGGATTGTAGTATTCTGGTGGAGAAACTAATCACTCGCATAAGAAGTTTTGGTTCCAAAAAATTGTCATACTCTGGGAGATTGGTATTAGTGTCCTCTGTCCTCACTGCTCTTTACAACTACTGGGTGAATATCTTTGTTATACCTAAGGGTGTGCTCAACAAAGTCAATTCCATATGTAGGAATTATCTATGGGATGGAGGGCCTGACTTTATCAGATGTCCAAGAGTGAGTTGGGAGAAAATATGCTCCCCCAAGTCTGAGGGGGGACTGGGACTTAGAGACAGTCATGTCTGGAACATTGCAGCTATGGGCAAATTAGTATGGTGGATATATTACAATCCAGACAGACTTTGGGTGAAGTGGGTTAATCAAATCTACTTAAAGGGCCAATGTTGGGATGATTATCAACCTGGGACTGACATCAGTTGGGGTTGGAAGTCAGTTTGTAGGATCAAAGATAAACTGGCTGCTGGTTATTCCAATGGGCAATGGGTGTTAGATACTAAAGGCTATACAATTCAAAGTGGTTATGAGCTTCTCAGACAGAAATTCCAGACTGTAACATGGCACAAACAGATCTGGAATACTTGGTGCATCCCTAAACATCAATTTATAGCTTGGCTTGTGGCTAGAGAGGCTCTTCTTCTCAAGGAGAGGATGCTGTCACTAGGTATAGCTGCTGCTGCTGACTGCTTATTATGTGGCAAGGGGATAGAAAATCATATTCACTTGTTTCAGACATGTGAATATGCAAGGAAGATCTTTGATGAGCTTGGTCAACTGTTGGTTGTTGCTCTTCCTGCAACTGACTTGGTACACCTTATAGCTTCTGGACAGCATTCAAAGTTGAAGAAAGGGGTCCTGCTGTGCGCTGTTCTTGCAGCACAATATCACATCTGGATCCAGCGTAATCAGGCTAGAGTTGCTGGCTGTATTCTTAGACCTACTCTAGTTATCTCACAGATAATGAAGTTACTTAAAATGCGAGTTAGTTCACGTCTTCAGCCTAATTTAGTAAGTCGAGATGTTATGTGGCTAAGTAGTGTTAAATTGCATATGTAG